ACTATATGCCTTACTCGCCAGCAAGGTATTCTGTGGCTGGATTTGCCCTGTCAATGTTGTTACGGACTGTGCAGCTTGGCTACGGCGAAAACTGGGGATCCGCCAATCCGCTAAATTACCCCGTTCATTACGTTACGGTATTTTAGCGATGATCTTAGTCGGGTCAGCCATTTCAGGCACATTATTATGGGAATGGATCAACCCTGTTGCCGCACTTGGACGAGTGTTCGTCTTCGGTCTTGGTGCAACGCTTTGGTTGGTGTTAGCGGTTTTCTTATTTGATTTATTGATTGTGGAACACGGTTGGTGCGGGCATCTCTGTCCAATCGGAGCGACCTACGGCTTAATCGGTGCCAAAAGCATTGTACGAGTAGGGGTTGTTGATCGTGCGAAGTGTGATCGCTGTATGGATTGCTTCCACGTTTGCCCTGAACCACAGGTACTACGCTTACCCTTAAACGGTAAACCCGAAGATAGCCAAATAGTGTTATCTAAAGATTGTATTAGTTGCGGACGTTGCGTTGATGTCTGTGCAGAAAATGTATTTAGTTTTACAACACGTTTTGAACGTGAACGGAGTGAAAAATGAAAAAATATCTCGCCCTATTATTAATCGCAGTAACAGGTGTGGCCTTTGCGAATGTGGAAAAAGTCCCGTCAAGTCCAGATAAAGGTGTTGAAGCGATTGAGCCAGCTTTCCACAATATGCCAAAAGACGAAGGAAAGTTACCGCTTAGCTATGTGAACCAACCCCCAATGATCCCACATAGCATTAAAGGCTATCAAGTGACCAAAAACACCAACCAATGTTTAAACTGCCACGGCGTAGAGAACTATCGCACCACAGGTGCGCCACGTATTAGCCCAACACACTTTATGGATCGTGATGGCAAAGTGACTGGTGACACATCACCACGTCGTTATTTCTGCTTACAATGCCACGTTCCACAGGCAGATGTTGATCCAATTATCGAAAACAAATTTGAACCGACCAAAGCATTTGGGGGTAAATAATGTTTAAGCTCATCAAGA
Above is a genomic segment from Actinobacillus indolicus containing:
- the napH gene encoding quinol dehydrogenase ferredoxin subunit NapH, producing MANSPKDAGLEARQKLGWWRAYRFLILRRLSQLSVVLMFLSGPMWNVWILKGNYSSSMLFDLIPLTDPLITAESLATGYLPEWKTLLGAAIIVALYALLASKVFCGWICPVNVVTDCAAWLRRKLGIRQSAKLPRSLRYGILAMILVGSAISGTLLWEWINPVAALGRVFVFGLGATLWLVLAVFLFDLLIVEHGWCGHLCPIGATYGLIGAKSIVRVGVVDRAKCDRCMDCFHVCPEPQVLRLPLNGKPEDSQIVLSKDCISCGRCVDVCAENVFSFTTRFERERSEK
- a CDS encoding nitrate reductase cytochrome c-type subunit — its product is MKKYLALLLIAVTGVAFANVEKVPSSPDKGVEAIEPAFHNMPKDEGKLPLSYVNQPPMIPHSIKGYQVTKNTNQCLNCHGVENYRTTGAPRISPTHFMDRDGKVTGDTSPRRYFCLQCHVPQADVDPIIENKFEPTKAFGGK